Proteins from a genomic interval of Stenotrophomonas sp. 24(2023):
- a CDS encoding prolyl oligopeptidase family serine peptidase, translating into MLIRRTTLASAVAVATFGLLVAGPALADYAKPPEALLKVLKAPPPPMPSLDPTGQRLLLTTAQTYPSIARVAQPYLKLAGVRLEPKNRSRHDTAGGYGIPACVADFTLVDVAGGRSTTVTLPQGCAGGAQWSADGRHFVFQNAVDTSVQLWVGDAATGQVKQVPGVQLNPIFGNTVQWLGGGQNLLVKLVPANQGPAPSDGGVPTGPDAQESLGSSGESSTYEARDTLTSVHDEKLFAYYGASQLAVVDTIHGTVRPVGPVAIYNDVNAAPDGVHVLTESIKPPFSHAVTYQRFANDVAVLDTTTGRTSAIASLPLADRVPVHGVPEGPRGFDWRSTDPATLVYAEALDKGDWKVNVPHRDRVLMWKAPFTGKPVQIALTAQRFEGIAWSADPAVSFLYENDENRHWMQTRIVDVDQPRQEGRLLWDLSSDERYAAPGNFVFTRLANGAPVVRREGNHVFLRGQGASPQGDRPFLDRLDLGTLKSERLFRSSADAYEQFLGFSEAPGRFLTWHQSVIDPPNAFVRTLGAAEAGAKDGEARFASTATALTTLADPTPEVRQIKKQLVTYKRADGVDLSFTLYTPPGYKEGQRVPAILYAYPADFANAAQAGQVSGSQQTFTRLQPYRLMLLAGYAIIDNASFPIVGDPKSAYDTYLEQLEADAKAAVDKAVDMGVVDRNRIGVTGHSHGGLMTANLIAHTTLFKAGVATSGSYNKTFTPFGFQNERRSVWQAQDVYLKASPFFYADKIKLPLLLVHGEDDANPGTEPFQSRKLYQAIRGNGGTTRLVMLPNEPHWYTALESNEQLVAEMLNWFDTYVKNAK; encoded by the coding sequence ATGCTCATCCGTCGTACCACTCTGGCCTCGGCTGTTGCCGTGGCCACGTTCGGCCTGTTGGTCGCAGGCCCGGCCCTGGCCGACTATGCCAAGCCGCCGGAAGCGCTGCTCAAGGTGCTGAAGGCGCCGCCACCGCCCATGCCCAGCCTGGACCCTACCGGCCAGCGCCTGCTGCTGACCACGGCGCAGACCTATCCGTCCATCGCCCGTGTGGCCCAGCCCTACCTGAAGCTGGCTGGCGTCCGCCTGGAGCCGAAGAACCGCAGCCGCCATGACACGGCCGGCGGCTATGGCATTCCGGCCTGCGTGGCCGACTTCACCCTGGTCGATGTGGCCGGTGGCCGTAGCACCACGGTGACCCTGCCGCAGGGCTGTGCCGGTGGTGCCCAGTGGTCGGCCGATGGCCGCCACTTCGTGTTCCAGAACGCGGTCGATACCAGCGTGCAGCTGTGGGTGGGCGATGCGGCCACCGGCCAGGTCAAGCAGGTGCCGGGCGTGCAGCTCAACCCGATCTTCGGCAACACCGTGCAGTGGCTGGGCGGCGGCCAGAACCTGCTGGTGAAGCTGGTGCCGGCCAACCAGGGACCGGCCCCGTCCGATGGCGGCGTGCCGACCGGCCCGGATGCGCAGGAATCGTTGGGCAGCAGCGGCGAAAGCAGTACCTATGAAGCGCGCGACACGCTGACCAGCGTGCATGATGAAAAGCTGTTCGCCTACTATGGTGCCTCGCAGCTGGCCGTGGTCGATACCATCCACGGCACGGTCCGCCCGGTGGGACCGGTCGCCATCTACAACGATGTCAATGCCGCGCCCGATGGCGTGCACGTGCTGACCGAGTCGATCAAGCCGCCGTTCTCGCACGCGGTGACCTACCAGCGCTTTGCCAATGACGTGGCGGTGCTGGACACCACCACGGGCCGCACGTCGGCCATCGCCAGCCTGCCACTGGCCGACCGCGTGCCGGTGCATGGCGTGCCCGAAGGCCCGCGTGGCTTCGATTGGCGTTCCACCGATCCGGCCACCCTGGTCTACGCCGAAGCGCTGGACAAGGGCGACTGGAAGGTCAACGTGCCGCACCGCGACCGCGTGCTGATGTGGAAGGCGCCGTTCACCGGCAAGCCGGTGCAGATCGCACTGACCGCACAGCGCTTTGAAGGCATCGCCTGGAGTGCTGATCCGGCGGTGTCCTTCCTGTACGAAAACGACGAGAACCGGCACTGGATGCAGACCCGCATCGTCGATGTGGACCAGCCCAGGCAGGAGGGTCGCCTGCTGTGGGACCTGTCCAGTGATGAGCGCTATGCCGCGCCGGGCAACTTCGTGTTCACCCGCCTGGCCAATGGTGCGCCGGTGGTGCGCCGCGAAGGCAACCACGTGTTCCTGCGCGGGCAGGGGGCGTCGCCGCAGGGCGATCGTCCGTTCCTGGACCGCCTGGACCTGGGCACGCTGAAGAGCGAGCGTCTGTTCCGCAGCAGTGCCGATGCCTATGAGCAGTTCCTGGGCTTCAGCGAGGCACCGGGGCGCTTCCTGACCTGGCACCAGTCGGTCATCGACCCGCCCAATGCCTTCGTGCGCACGCTCGGTGCTGCCGAAGCCGGTGCCAAGGACGGCGAGGCCCGGTTCGCCTCCACCGCCACCGCGCTGACCACGCTGGCCGACCCGACCCCGGAAGTGCGCCAGATCAAGAAACAGCTGGTGACCTACAAGCGTGCCGATGGCGTGGACCTGTCCTTCACCCTGTACACCCCGCCGGGCTACAAGGAAGGCCAGCGCGTGCCGGCGATCCTGTACGCCTACCCGGCCGACTTCGCCAATGCGGCCCAGGCCGGCCAGGTGTCCGGTTCGCAGCAGACCTTCACCCGCCTGCAGCCGTACCGCCTGATGCTGCTGGCCGGCTACGCGATCATCGACAACGCCTCGTTCCCGATCGTCGGCGATCCCAAGAGCGCGTATGACACTTACCTGGAGCAGCTGGAGGCCGACGCCAAGGCCGCGGTGGACAAGGCCGTGGACATGGGCGTGGTCGACCGCAACCGCATCGGTGTGACCGGCCATAGCCATGGCGGCCTGATGACCGCCAACCTGATCGCGCACACCACGCTGTTCAAGGCCGGCGTGGCCACCAGTGGTTCGTACAACAAGACCTTCACCCCGTTCGGCTTCCAGAACGAGCGCCGTTCGGTCTGGCAGGCGCAGGACGTGTACCTGAAGGCGTCGCCGTTCTTCTATGCCGACAAGATCAAGCTGCCGTTGCTGCTGGTCCACGGCGAGGACGATGCCAACCCGGGCACCGAACCGTTCCAGTCGCGCAAGCTGTACCAGGCCATCCGTGGCAACGGTGGTACCACCCGCCTGGTGATGCTGCCGAACGAACCGCACTGGTATACCGCGCTGGAATCGAACGAGCAGCTGGTGGCGGAAATGCTCAACTGGTTCGATACCTACGTGAAGAACGCGAAGTAG
- a CDS encoding HipA family kinase, which produces MRTVHALRYITPLREGGSLPAIVETDDDGMAVLKFRGAGQGPKALIAELIAGEMARTLGLPIPEILFVELDREFARTEPDPEIQDLIRASEGLNLGLDYLPGAINYDPAAMPVDADLASRIVWFDAFTSNVDRTARNPNLMVWHRQLYLIDHGAAMYFHHDWANAGDACEKPFVLVRDHVLLPFASRIAEVDAALAARLPDAEIERIVDLVPDSWLVDEPAFDSPQAYRQGYINYLTHRLKVRAVFVQEAIRAHAAHV; this is translated from the coding sequence ATGCGAACCGTACACGCCCTGCGCTACATCACTCCGCTGCGCGAAGGCGGCTCCCTGCCGGCCATCGTGGAAACCGATGACGACGGCATGGCCGTGCTCAAGTTCCGTGGTGCCGGCCAGGGCCCCAAGGCGCTGATTGCCGAACTCATCGCCGGGGAAATGGCACGCACGCTGGGCCTGCCGATTCCCGAGATCCTGTTCGTGGAACTGGACCGCGAGTTCGCCCGCACCGAACCGGATCCGGAGATCCAGGACCTGATCCGTGCCAGCGAGGGCCTGAACCTGGGCCTGGACTACCTGCCCGGTGCGATCAACTATGACCCGGCGGCGATGCCGGTGGATGCGGATCTGGCCTCGCGCATCGTCTGGTTCGATGCGTTCACCAGCAACGTGGACCGCACGGCGCGCAATCCGAACCTGATGGTGTGGCACCGCCAGCTGTACCTGATCGATCATGGTGCGGCGATGTACTTCCACCATGACTGGGCCAACGCGGGGGATGCCTGCGAGAAGCCGTTCGTGCTGGTGCGCGACCACGTGCTGCTGCCGTTTGCCAGCCGCATTGCCGAGGTGGACGCCGCGCTCGCGGCGCGCCTGCCCGATGCGGAGATCGAGCGCATCGTCGACCTGGTGCCGGACAGCTGGCTGGTGGACGAGCCGGCCTTCGACAGCCCGCAGGCGTACCGTCAGGGCTACATCAACTACCTCACGCACCGCCTGAAGGTGCGCGCGGTGTTCGTGCAGGAGGCCATCCGTGCCCACGCTGCACACGTATGA
- a CDS encoding DUF3037 domain-containing protein: MPTLHTYDYAVIRVVPRVEREEFINVGVIVSCPGARHLQAAIEIDAARMAAFAPVLDLEALQPWLDAIVAICRGDASAGPIAQLPARARFHFLTAKRSSIVQMSSTHVGRTDDPAGVVEHLMTKMVRVPR; the protein is encoded by the coding sequence GTGCCCACGCTGCACACGTATGACTATGCGGTCATCCGCGTGGTACCGCGGGTGGAACGCGAGGAATTCATCAACGTCGGGGTGATCGTGTCCTGCCCGGGGGCACGCCACCTGCAGGCGGCGATCGAGATCGATGCCGCGCGCATGGCGGCTTTCGCCCCTGTGCTCGACCTGGAAGCGCTGCAGCCGTGGCTGGATGCCATCGTGGCGATCTGCCGCGGCGATGCCAGTGCCGGCCCGATCGCACAGCTGCCGGCACGTGCACGCTTCCACTTCCTCACCGCCAAACGCAGCTCGATCGTGCAGATGTCGAGCACGCACGTGGGGCGCACCGATGATCCGGCCGGCGTGGTCGAACACTTGATGACGAAAATGGTACGGGTGCCCAGGTAG
- a CDS encoding membrane-bound PQQ-dependent dehydrogenase, glucose/quinate/shikimate family, which translates to MSATPQSAPRPLSATRHPLVTVLALVFIVLGLVIGGLGGWLLNLGGSAYYVAAGVGLLLSGILLWGNRRSGALLFAVVYLGTLLWTGWESGSDYWRWVPRLGLMTGLAFVLSLLTPTLQAPVPRRLSRALAAVLALGFMAAVTLAFVPHGVVDGHQPFPEPSSGAGLEPTRDTTQLQPADQPADSDWTAWGRSNAATRYSPLKQITPANVATLQPAWQFRTGDLPKRRWGAETTPLKVGDRLYLCTGRNQLIALEAASGRQLWRFNPKVRDASIPYTAACRGVSYYELPVAGARTPRFADDAADLVVPAPMLVHATRTDGTRPACTARIIEGTLDGRLIAVDADSGRPCAGFGNNGQVDITLGMGEVPPGYVSITSPPAIVRGVIVTGHQVLDGQRRDAPSGVIQAFDVVTGKLRWAWDMDQPELTRLPRQGQEYTRGTPDLWTTATGDEQLGLVYLPLGNAAGDYWSGSRTDNQNRYATSLVAIDVTTGKPAWHFQAVRRDVWDYDLGSQASLVDYPTPAGKVPAILLPTKQGDLYILDRRTGQPLTPTEERPVPSGGVEPAQRSPTQLFSRYHTLRREHDLTERDMWGLTPIDQLVCRIQFRRAHYQGIYTPPSADHHAIQYPGYNGGSDWGSVALDPRRGIIVANYNDLPNYNRLVPRAEADRKGWLPREQQRADRGAGEGAGDPQVGTPYAIDVNAGWRLPFTGLPCKQPPYGGIRAIDLRTGRLLWDRPFGSARGNGPFGFRSGLPIEIGTPNNGGAVVTASGLIFIAAATDDLLRAIDLKTGKELWHAKLPAGGQANSMVYEQGGRQYVVIVATGHHFMETPKGDYVMAYALPPP; encoded by the coding sequence ATGTCCGCCACGCCGCAGTCCGCGCCCCGTCCCCTTTCTGCGACGCGCCATCCCTTGGTGACCGTGCTGGCGCTGGTGTTCATCGTGCTGGGCCTGGTCATCGGCGGCCTGGGCGGCTGGCTGTTGAACCTGGGCGGTTCGGCGTACTACGTGGCCGCCGGTGTCGGCCTGCTGCTCAGCGGCATCCTGTTGTGGGGCAACCGGCGCAGCGGTGCGCTGTTGTTCGCGGTCGTCTACCTCGGCACGCTGCTGTGGACGGGGTGGGAGTCCGGCAGCGACTACTGGCGCTGGGTGCCACGGCTGGGGCTGATGACCGGGCTGGCCTTCGTGCTGTCGTTGCTGACCCCGACACTGCAGGCACCGGTGCCCAGGCGCCTGTCGCGCGCGCTGGCCGCCGTGCTGGCACTGGGCTTCATGGCCGCCGTCACCCTGGCGTTCGTGCCGCATGGCGTGGTGGACGGCCACCAGCCCTTCCCGGAACCGTCCAGCGGCGCCGGCCTGGAACCCACCCGCGACACCACCCAACTGCAGCCGGCTGACCAGCCGGCCGACAGCGACTGGACTGCCTGGGGGCGCAGCAATGCCGCCACCCGCTATTCGCCGCTGAAGCAGATCACCCCGGCCAACGTCGCCACGCTGCAGCCGGCCTGGCAGTTCCGCACCGGCGACCTGCCGAAGCGGCGCTGGGGGGCGGAAACCACGCCGCTCAAGGTGGGTGATCGCCTGTACCTGTGCACCGGCCGCAACCAGCTGATTGCCCTGGAAGCCGCCAGCGGCAGGCAGCTCTGGCGCTTCAACCCGAAGGTCCGCGATGCGTCCATTCCCTATACGGCCGCATGCCGGGGCGTGTCGTACTACGAGCTGCCGGTTGCCGGCGCCCGCACCCCCCGCTTTGCCGATGATGCCGCCGACCTGGTGGTTCCGGCGCCGATGCTGGTCCATGCCACCCGCACGGACGGCACGCGGCCGGCCTGCACCGCCCGCATCATCGAGGGCACGCTGGATGGACGCCTGATCGCCGTCGATGCCGACAGTGGCCGCCCCTGCGCCGGTTTCGGCAACAACGGCCAGGTGGACATCACCCTGGGGATGGGCGAGGTGCCGCCCGGCTACGTCTCGATCACTTCGCCACCGGCCATCGTGCGCGGGGTGATCGTCACCGGCCACCAGGTGCTGGACGGCCAGCGCCGCGATGCGCCCTCCGGGGTGATCCAGGCGTTCGATGTGGTGACCGGCAAGCTGCGCTGGGCCTGGGACATGGACCAGCCCGAGCTGACCCGGCTGCCACGGCAGGGCCAGGAATATACCCGTGGGACGCCGGACCTGTGGACCACCGCGACCGGCGACGAACAGCTGGGCCTGGTCTACCTGCCGCTGGGCAATGCCGCAGGCGACTACTGGAGTGGTTCGCGCACGGACAACCAGAACCGGTACGCCACATCGCTGGTGGCCATCGATGTGACCACCGGCAAGCCGGCCTGGCATTTCCAGGCCGTCCGCAGGGATGTGTGGGATTATGACCTGGGCTCGCAGGCCAGCCTGGTGGATTACCCGACCCCGGCGGGCAAGGTGCCGGCCATCCTGCTGCCGACCAAGCAGGGGGACCTGTACATCCTGGACCGCCGCACCGGCCAGCCGCTGACCCCCACCGAGGAGCGCCCCGTGCCCAGCGGCGGTGTCGAGCCGGCGCAGCGCTCGCCCACCCAGCTGTTCTCGCGCTACCACACCCTGCGCCGCGAACATGACCTGACCGAGCGTGACATGTGGGGCCTCACCCCGATCGACCAGCTGGTGTGCCGCATCCAGTTCCGCAGGGCGCACTACCAGGGCATTTACACCCCGCCGTCGGCGGACCATCACGCCATCCAGTATCCGGGCTACAACGGTGGTTCGGACTGGGGCAGCGTGGCGCTCGATCCGCGGCGCGGGATCATCGTGGCCAATTACAACGACCTGCCCAACTACAACCGGCTGGTGCCGCGTGCCGAGGCCGACCGCAAGGGCTGGCTGCCGCGCGAGCAGCAGCGTGCCGACCGGGGGGCCGGTGAAGGGGCGGGGGACCCGCAGGTGGGCACCCCGTATGCCATCGACGTCAACGCCGGCTGGCGCCTGCCGTTCACAGGCCTGCCGTGCAAGCAGCCGCCCTATGGCGGCATCCGCGCCATCGACCTGCGTACCGGCAGGCTGCTGTGGGACCGTCCGTTCGGCAGCGCACGTGGCAACGGCCCGTTCGGCTTCCGTTCCGGCCTGCCGATCGAGATCGGCACCCCCAACAACGGCGGCGCGGTGGTGACCGCCAGTGGCCTGATCTTCATTGCCGCCGCCACCGACGACCTGCTGCGCGCGATTGATCTGAAGACCGGCAAGGAGCTGTGGCACGCCAAGCTGCCGGCCGGTGGCCAGGCCAACTCGATGGTGTACGAACAGGGCGGACGCCAGTACGTGGTGATCGTCGCGACCGGGCACCATTTCATGGAGACGCCGAAGGGCGATTACGTGATGGCATATGCACTGCCGCCACCGTGA
- the gyrA gene encoding DNA gyrase subunit A, with amino-acid sequence MAETAKEIIQVNLEDEMRKSYLDYAMSVIVGRALPDARDGLKPVHRRVLFAMNELNAHSNKPYFKSARIVGDVIGKYHPHGDASVYDTLVRLAQPFSLRYMLVDGQGNFGSIDGDSAAAMRYTEARMSRLAHELMADIDKETVDFQPNYDEKELEPTVMPTRFPNLLVNGSAGIAVGMATNIPPHNLTESINACIALIDNPQIDIDGLMEYIPGPDFPTAGIINGTAGIIAGYRTGRGRVRIRAKADIEVADNGRESIIVTEIPYQVNKARLIEKIAELVKEKKIEGISELRDESDKDGMRIYIEIKRGESAEVVLNNLYQQTQMESVFGINMVALVDGRPQLMNLKQMLEAFVRHRREVVTRRTVFELRKARARAHVLEGLTVALANIDEMIELIKTSPNPNEARERMLARLWAPGLVGAMLGAAGAEASRPEDLPKGVGLVEGGYQLTEIQATQILEMRLHRLTGLEQDRLTDEYKQLLEVIAGLIHILQDPDRLLQVIREELVNVKAEFGDERRTEIRHSEEDLDILDLIAPEDVVVTVSHAGYVKRQPVSVYRAQRRGGRGRSAAATKEEDFIEQLWLVNTHDTLLTFTSSGKVFWLPVYQLPEAGSNARGRPIINWIPLEPGERVQAVLPVREYAEGQFVFFATRNGTVKKTPLSEFAFRLARGKIAINLDEGDALVGVGLTDGERDILLFASNGKTVRFGEDKVRSMGRTATGVRGIKMPAGEEVVSLIVAESAGGIEDENEDDNGVEETAANGDAVIDGADDASVQYILTATENGYGKRTPLPDYPRKGRGTQGVIGIQTTERNGKLVAAVLMGSDDEVLLISDGGTLVRTRGSEISRVGRNTQGVTLIRLSKDEKLQAVERMDASIDEDDDEVAVATPAAALGDATPVAAEDAPQE; translated from the coding sequence ATGGCAGAAACCGCCAAGGAAATCATCCAGGTCAACCTGGAAGACGAGATGCGCAAGAGCTACCTCGATTACGCCATGAGCGTGATCGTGGGCCGCGCCCTCCCGGATGCGCGCGATGGCCTCAAGCCGGTGCATCGTCGCGTGCTGTTCGCGATGAACGAACTCAACGCGCACAGCAACAAGCCCTACTTCAAGTCGGCGCGTATCGTCGGTGACGTCATCGGTAAGTACCACCCGCATGGCGACGCCTCGGTGTACGACACGCTGGTGCGCCTGGCGCAGCCGTTCTCGCTGCGCTACATGCTGGTGGATGGCCAGGGTAACTTCGGTTCGATCGACGGCGATTCCGCCGCGGCGATGCGTTACACCGAAGCCCGCATGTCGCGCCTGGCGCATGAGCTGATGGCGGACATCGACAAGGAAACCGTCGATTTCCAGCCCAACTACGATGAAAAGGAACTGGAGCCGACGGTCATGCCGACCCGGTTCCCGAACCTGCTGGTCAACGGTTCGGCCGGTATCGCGGTGGGCATGGCTACCAACATCCCGCCGCACAACCTGACCGAGTCGATCAATGCGTGCATCGCGCTGATCGACAACCCGCAGATCGATATCGACGGCCTGATGGAGTACATCCCGGGCCCCGATTTCCCCACCGCCGGCATCATCAACGGCACGGCCGGCATCATCGCCGGCTACCGCACCGGCCGTGGCCGCGTGCGCATCCGGGCCAAGGCGGACATCGAAGTGGCCGACAACGGCCGCGAATCGATCATCGTCACTGAAATTCCTTACCAGGTGAACAAGGCGCGTCTGATCGAGAAGATCGCCGAGCTGGTGAAGGAAAAGAAGATCGAAGGCATCAGCGAGCTGCGCGATGAGTCCGACAAGGACGGCATGCGCATCTACATCGAGATCAAGCGCGGCGAATCGGCCGAGGTTGTGCTGAACAACCTCTACCAGCAGACGCAGATGGAATCGGTGTTCGGCATCAACATGGTGGCGCTGGTTGATGGCCGCCCGCAGTTGATGAACCTCAAGCAGATGCTCGAGGCGTTCGTCCGCCACCGCCGCGAAGTGGTCACCCGCCGCACCGTGTTCGAGCTGCGCAAGGCGCGCGCCCGTGCCCACGTGCTGGAAGGCCTGACCGTCGCGCTGGCCAACATCGACGAGATGATCGAACTGATCAAGACCTCGCCCAACCCCAACGAGGCGCGCGAACGCATGCTCGCCCGCCTGTGGGCACCGGGCCTGGTCGGTGCGATGCTGGGCGCGGCCGGTGCCGAGGCGTCGCGCCCGGAAGACCTGCCCAAGGGCGTTGGCCTGGTCGAGGGCGGTTACCAGCTGACCGAGATCCAGGCTACCCAGATCCTGGAAATGCGCCTGCACCGCCTGACCGGGCTGGAGCAGGACCGCCTGACCGATGAGTACAAGCAGCTGCTGGAAGTGATCGCCGGGTTGATCCACATCCTGCAGGATCCCGATCGCCTGCTGCAGGTGATTCGCGAGGAACTGGTCAACGTCAAGGCGGAATTCGGCGACGAGCGTCGCACCGAAATCCGCCACAGCGAAGAAGACCTGGACATCCTCGACCTGATCGCGCCGGAAGACGTGGTGGTCACCGTGTCGCACGCCGGTTATGTCAAGCGCCAGCCGGTCAGCGTGTACCGCGCGCAGCGCCGTGGCGGCCGTGGCCGCAGTGCGGCGGCGACCAAGGAAGAGGATTTCATCGAACAGCTGTGGCTGGTCAACACGCATGACACGCTGCTGACCTTCACCAGCAGCGGCAAGGTGTTCTGGCTGCCGGTGTACCAGCTGCCCGAAGCCGGTTCCAACGCACGCGGCCGCCCGATCATCAACTGGATTCCGCTGGAACCGGGCGAGCGCGTGCAGGCCGTGCTGCCGGTGCGCGAGTATGCCGAAGGCCAGTTCGTGTTCTTCGCCACCAGGAACGGCACGGTGAAGAAGACCCCGCTGAGCGAGTTCGCCTTCCGCCTGGCGCGCGGCAAGATCGCGATCAACCTTGACGAAGGCGACGCGCTGGTCGGCGTCGGCCTGACTGACGGTGAGCGTGACATCCTGCTGTTCGCCTCCAACGGCAAGACCGTGCGCTTCGGTGAAGACAAGGTCCGTTCGATGGGCCGTACCGCCACCGGCGTGCGCGGCATCAAGATGCCGGCCGGCGAGGAAGTGGTCAGCCTGATCGTGGCCGAAAGTGCCGGTGGCATCGAGGACGAGAACGAGGACGACAACGGTGTCGAGGAGACCGCAGCCAACGGCGATGCGGTGATCGACGGCGCCGACGACGCCAGCGTGCAGTACATCCTCACCGCCACCGAGAACGGCTACGGCAAGCGCACCCCGCTGCCGGACTACCCGCGCAAGGGCCGTGGTACGCAGGGCGTGATCGGCATCCAGACCACCGAGCGCAACGGCAAGCTGGTGGCCGCGGTGCTGATGGGCTCCGATGACGAAGTGCTGCTGATCTCCGATGGCGGCACGCTGGTGCGCACCCGTGGTTCGGAAATCAGCCGCGTCGGCCGCAACACCCAGGGTGTGACCCTGATCCGCCTGTCCAAGGACGAGAAGCTGCAGGCCGTGGAGCGGATGGATGCGTCCATCGACGAGGACGACGACGAAGTGGCCGTGGCCACGCCGGCGGCCGCCCTTGGCGATGCCACCCCGGTGGCTGCCGAGGACGCGCCGCAGGAGTGA
- the mtnA gene encoding S-methyl-5-thioribose-1-phosphate isomerase, with translation MNASTDFDFSRYDHIRPILWTGDALQLLDQRKLPFVVEHVACTDSDQVAAAIHALTVRGAPAIGIAAAWGVVLAARDVQADDGAQALQKLEPALQRLNASRPTAVNLAWALARMRRALAAAGADWRQVLEAEAEAIAREDLAANHHMGALGAGLIEAGSGVLTHCNTGSLATAGFGTALGVIRAGMAQERIARVFAGETRPWLQGARLTVWELQQDGIDATLIADSAASHLMKTGAVQWVIVGADRICANGDTANKIGTYQLAIAARHHGVKFMVVAPSSTVDMDTADGSQIEIEQRDPGELYGVGGTRTVAEGIAAWNPVFDVTPGELIDAIVTERGVILNPTVASMKAAFGG, from the coding sequence ATGAACGCCTCCACCGACTTCGATTTCTCCCGCTACGACCACATCCGCCCGATCCTGTGGACCGGTGATGCCCTGCAACTGCTGGACCAGCGCAAGCTGCCGTTCGTGGTGGAGCATGTGGCCTGTACCGACAGCGACCAGGTGGCGGCGGCCATCCATGCCTTGACCGTGCGTGGCGCACCGGCCATCGGCATCGCCGCGGCCTGGGGCGTGGTGCTGGCGGCGCGCGATGTGCAGGCCGATGACGGCGCACAGGCGCTGCAGAAGCTGGAACCGGCGCTGCAACGGCTGAACGCCTCGCGTCCGACCGCGGTCAACCTGGCCTGGGCGCTGGCGCGCATGCGTCGCGCGCTGGCCGCCGCCGGTGCCGACTGGCGCCAGGTGCTGGAAGCGGAAGCCGAGGCGATCGCCCGCGAAGACCTGGCCGCCAATCACCACATGGGCGCGCTGGGGGCTGGCCTGATCGAGGCCGGCAGCGGCGTGCTGACCCACTGCAACACCGGCTCGCTGGCGACTGCTGGTTTCGGGACCGCGCTGGGCGTGATCCGTGCCGGCATGGCCCAGGAACGCATCGCCCGCGTGTTCGCCGGCGAAACCCGCCCGTGGCTGCAGGGTGCGCGCCTGACCGTGTGGGAACTGCAGCAGGATGGCATCGATGCCACCCTGATCGCCGATTCGGCGGCCTCGCACCTGATGAAGACCGGCGCGGTGCAGTGGGTCATCGTCGGTGCCGACCGCATCTGCGCCAACGGTGATACCGCCAACAAGATCGGCACCTACCAGCTGGCCATCGCCGCGCGCCACCATGGCGTGAAGTTCATGGTGGTGGCGCCGTCCTCGACGGTGGACATGGACACGGCCGATGGCAGCCAGATCGAGATCGAGCAGCGCGACCCGGGCGAACTGTACGGCGTGGGCGGCACCCGCACCGTGGCCGAAGGCATCGCCGCCTGGAATCCGGTGTTCGACGTCACCCCCGGCGAGTTGATCGATGCCATCGTGACCGAACGCGGGGTGATTCTGAACCCGACCGTGGCCAGCATGAAGGCGGCGTTCGGCGGCTGA
- a CDS encoding DUF3011 domain-containing protein, with protein sequence MWGALLPFPLSAQESGYDQKVVTCESKDMAWVHCDMDVSQGVDLVRQLSSNSCVRGSEWGTDRSGVWVTLGCRADFRARSAGPGATSATGAPTVRRVVRCESSGRPQSCPVRLDGGAVRLLRQLSVLPCREGQGWGYRRNEVWTSRGCQGDFEVSDKDGRFVDVPRRLTCESKSKKRRFCGVSIGAGAVVSRQLSSTACVQGQTWGWDRHGIWVDGGCRAEFSVN encoded by the coding sequence ATGTGGGGTGCGCTGCTGCCGTTTCCGCTCTCCGCACAGGAAAGCGGGTACGACCAGAAGGTGGTGACCTGTGAATCCAAGGACATGGCCTGGGTGCATTGCGATATGGATGTCAGCCAGGGCGTGGACCTGGTGCGCCAGCTGTCCAGCAACAGCTGCGTGCGTGGCAGCGAGTGGGGAACCGACCGCAGTGGCGTATGGGTGACGCTGGGGTGCCGTGCGGACTTCCGTGCGCGCAGTGCCGGCCCCGGGGCCACATCGGCCACCGGCGCGCCGACTGTCCGGCGCGTGGTGCGCTGCGAATCCAGCGGGCGCCCGCAGAGCTGCCCGGTGCGCCTGGACGGCGGGGCGGTGCGCCTGCTCCGGCAGCTGTCGGTGCTGCCGTGCCGCGAAGGGCAGGGCTGGGGCTACCGTCGCAACGAGGTCTGGACCAGCCGTGGCTGCCAGGGCGACTTCGAGGTATCCGACAAGGATGGCCGCTTCGTCGATGTGCCGCGCCGGTTGACCTGTGAATCCAAGTCGAAGAAGCGCCGTTTCTGCGGGGTCAGCATCGGTGCCGGTGCCGTGGTCAGCCGCCAGCTGTCCAGTACCGCCTGCGTCCAGGGCCAGACCTGGGGCTGGGACCGCCATGGCATCTGGGTCGATGGCGGCTGCCGCGCCGAGTTCTCGGTGAACTGA